From the genome of Scytonema hofmannii PCC 7110, one region includes:
- a CDS encoding FkbM family methyltransferase, which yields MSIQAIHPPNHFQKTLIHSLGYLFRYAISRGRGILLRSVFPNSSYFDYDFTILNYGKPYSGNLKFGIDHHIFFFQVFEPQNLIILQSIATYLSTQKISVNFLDIGANVGSHSHFMLGFADSVHSFEPHPEIFKSLAAKWNTHKNPSFHIYQFGLGAKECKLEYYEPATDNTGTGSFIQGAKINREVPISLPIRRGDDVLAEIGVSPISLIKVDVEGFEPFVFQGLVQTLKKDRPIIMMEMSAMTRQVMSQENLSLSSLLYDNVAIFEIQPINQRGKFRLEAKDFETLSNENDYLQDLLVVPIEHVNALIPKLQAQQFNRRRFQTAPG from the coding sequence ATGTCAATTCAAGCTATACATCCCCCAAACCATTTTCAAAAAACACTCATCCACTCGTTAGGCTATCTGTTTCGATATGCGATAAGTCGGGGCAGAGGGATTTTACTGAGGTCAGTTTTTCCTAATAGCTCTTATTTCGACTATGATTTCACTATTTTGAACTATGGTAAACCTTACTCAGGAAATTTGAAGTTTGGCATTGACCATCATATTTTCTTTTTTCAGGTTTTCGAGCCACAAAATCTTATAATTTTACAGTCTATAGCCACTTATCTTTCCACGCAAAAGATAAGCGTTAATTTCTTAGATATTGGTGCTAATGTTGGCTCACACTCTCATTTTATGCTAGGTTTTGCGGACTCTGTTCACAGTTTTGAGCCACATCCTGAGATTTTTAAATCTCTAGCCGCTAAGTGGAATACGCATAAAAATCCATCATTTCACATTTACCAGTTCGGTTTGGGAGCGAAGGAATGTAAATTGGAATATTACGAGCCTGCTACTGACAATACAGGTACCGGTTCTTTCATCCAAGGTGCTAAGATTAATCGTGAAGTTCCCATTTCGCTACCGATACGGCGTGGTGACGATGTTTTAGCTGAAATAGGCGTGAGTCCTATATCTCTCATCAAAGTTGATGTCGAAGGTTTTGAACCATTTGTATTTCAAGGCTTGGTACAGACGCTGAAAAAAGACCGTCCTATCATTATGATGGAAATGTCAGCAATGACCCGCCAAGTTATGTCCCAAGAAAATCTCTCCCTGAGTTCACTTTTATACGATAACGTTGCTATATTTGAAATCCAACCAATAAACCAAAGAGGAAAATTCCGATTGGAAGCAAAGGATTTTGAGACACTCAGCAACGAAAATGACTACTTACAAGATTTATTGGTGGTTCCGATTGAGCACGTCAACGCTCTTATACCTAAACTGCAAGCGCAGCAATTTAATCGGAGACGCTTTCAAACTGCTCCTGGCTGA
- a CDS encoding glycosyltransferase, which translates to MNNKPLRIAIFTSLYAPFLTGVSIGVHQRVRWLLQQGHEVFLIHPQINDKYPEYIGNRPMLGLDELKPFPNFSAYAFPTQPLIFYKSLPQPLNYRYWSDTKLLEAFEPDIIVVEEAPQLRGFYSLYLQGYGRPIGTEYAKRTGTPIISLFHTDIIAYIRYYLGDRGFYFIRLIIPFLVKQFSEMYDLNLFPSREQLVRYQQLKSQRSEYLPFQGIDCQKFNPTNVCYDPIPGDRRPTLLFVGRITAEKNIFQLLEAYAIVATKVPDVHLIVVGRGPQDEEFRKQAEKFKSGVTVWGESYGTELLGLYARADVFVNPSITENFCTANNEALASGTPVVAAIAPSTSEQVIHGRNGFLAEPNNPTEFAHQVITILENPDLKEEMSRNARLSILEFDWSACMERFEKKLHEVVTKSKNSEVKPASV; encoded by the coding sequence ATGAACAACAAACCTCTTCGTATTGCAATTTTTACAAGTTTGTACGCACCATTTTTAACAGGCGTCTCTATAGGAGTACACCAAAGAGTTCGTTGGTTGTTACAGCAAGGACACGAAGTTTTTCTCATTCACCCTCAAATTAACGATAAATATCCAGAATATATTGGCAATCGTCCCATGCTGGGATTGGATGAGTTAAAGCCTTTTCCAAATTTTTCGGCTTATGCATTTCCAACACAGCCATTGATATTCTACAAGTCTCTTCCCCAACCACTGAACTATCGGTATTGGAGTGATACGAAATTGCTTGAGGCGTTTGAGCCAGATATTATTGTCGTTGAAGAAGCACCGCAATTACGAGGATTTTACTCACTTTATTTACAAGGTTACGGTCGCCCTATTGGAACTGAATACGCAAAGCGAACGGGGACTCCGATAATATCACTCTTCCATACTGATATCATTGCCTACATACGATATTATTTGGGCGATCGCGGATTCTACTTTATTCGTCTCATCATTCCTTTTTTGGTGAAGCAGTTTAGCGAAATGTACGATCTCAATTTATTTCCTTCTCGCGAACAGCTTGTCAGATACCAACAGCTAAAATCCCAACGAAGTGAATATCTCCCTTTTCAAGGAATTGATTGCCAAAAATTTAATCCAACAAACGTCTGTTATGACCCTATTCCTGGCGATCGCAGACCGACTCTCCTTTTTGTCGGACGCATTACTGCAGAAAAAAATATCTTCCAACTTCTAGAAGCCTATGCGATCGTTGCTACTAAAGTTCCTGATGTCCATTTGATCGTTGTTGGTAGGGGACCCCAAGATGAGGAATTTCGCAAGCAAGCAGAAAAGTTTAAATCTGGTGTGACTGTGTGGGGTGAGTCTTATGGAACAGAACTTTTAGGTTTATACGCCCGTGCAGATGTATTCGTCAACCCCTCGATCACTGAAAACTTTTGTACTGCAAATAATGAAGCATTAGCTTCTGGAACCCCTGTTGTGGCTGCTATTGCACCCTCAACCTCAGAACAAGTTATACACGGTCGCAATGGCTTTTTAGCTGAACCTAACAACCCGACGGAGTTTGCTCATCAGGTCATTACAATTCTTGAAAATCCTGACCTTAAGGAAGAAATGTCTCGAAATGCTCGTCTTTCTATACTTGAATTTGATTGGTCAGCATGTATGGAGAGATTCGAGAAAAAACTGCATGAGGTTGTGACAAAATCAAAAAATTCGGAAGTCAAGCCTGCATCTGTTTGA
- a CDS encoding glycosyltransferase: protein MKELAILLSRNLLSWAAVQTFFTLLFISYLRSSRKNSLPDDHLPKAGVVLCLRGADPFLPNCLQALLNQNYPEYDIKIVIDSPEDPAWNIVTDSIYKQAANKVQISPLRVPRHNCSLKCSSLIQAVSDLDDSYKVVAFVDADAVVHPNWLRELVSPLSHPKIGATTGNRWYLPTGRYWGSLVRYIWNISAVLQMSLYKIAWGGSLAIKTELIHQTGLLEKWGQAYGEDTMIGNVLAKHGKQVKFVPSVLILNREECDLPRLFGWLKRQLLASRLYHPWWLAVVADSISTILVPNALLVIFLTALWTKQWSTAAFCLASFSIYTVTLLLLAIALEKEVQQILRQYNPATTELSPAIVIQMLVAIPLTQWVSGLAMVIALGMRRVNWRGVTYRIKGPWDISLLEYRPYQVCDKFGDSKVSI from the coding sequence ATGAAAGAACTGGCAATATTACTGTCAAGAAATTTACTGAGCTGGGCAGCTGTTCAAACGTTTTTTACGTTGCTCTTCATATCGTACCTCCGCTCATCTCGCAAAAATTCATTACCAGATGACCACCTACCAAAAGCAGGAGTAGTTCTCTGCTTGCGCGGAGCCGATCCGTTTTTGCCAAACTGTTTGCAAGCGCTATTGAACCAGAACTATCCAGAGTATGATATAAAAATTGTCATTGATAGTCCGGAAGATCCAGCTTGGAACATAGTAACTGATTCAATTTACAAGCAAGCTGCAAACAAAGTTCAAATTAGCCCTTTAAGAGTACCACGGCACAATTGCAGTCTCAAATGCAGTTCTTTAATACAAGCTGTCTCGGATTTAGATGATTCTTACAAAGTCGTTGCTTTTGTAGATGCTGATGCAGTTGTTCATCCAAATTGGTTGCGTGAATTAGTTAGCCCTTTATCCCATCCTAAAATTGGTGCGACAACAGGTAATCGTTGGTACTTACCTACTGGTAGATACTGGGGGTCATTGGTGCGTTACATTTGGAACATATCTGCGGTTCTACAAATGTCTCTCTATAAGATTGCTTGGGGTGGAAGTTTAGCTATAAAAACAGAATTGATCCATCAAACAGGGCTGTTAGAGAAATGGGGACAAGCCTACGGTGAAGATACCATGATTGGTAATGTGCTCGCCAAACATGGAAAGCAGGTTAAATTTGTACCTTCTGTGCTGATTCTCAATCGCGAAGAGTGCGATTTACCGAGATTATTTGGATGGCTGAAACGTCAGTTACTCGCTTCTCGCCTTTACCACCCTTGGTGGTTGGCTGTAGTTGCTGACTCTATTTCGACCATATTGGTTCCTAATGCACTCTTGGTGATATTTTTGACAGCATTGTGGACAAAACAATGGAGTACGGCTGCTTTTTGTCTTGCTAGTTTTAGTATCTATACAGTTACATTATTGCTGCTTGCGATCGCATTGGAAAAAGAAGTACAGCAAATTCTGCGCCAGTACAATCCAGCGACAACAGAGTTATCTCCTGCCATAGTTATACAAATGTTAGTGGCAATTCCGTTGACACAATGGGTATCTGGATTAGCAATGGTAATTGCCCTTGGGATGCGAAGAGTTAATTGGCGCGGCGTCACCTATCGTATCAAAGGGCCATGGGATATTTCTTTACTTGAATACCGTCCTTATCAGGTGTGTGATAAATTTGGTGATAGTAAGGTTTCAATATAA
- a CDS encoding DUF2141 domain-containing protein encodes MKVKIAKFSSLLFAALVSITLARMVKAESTATLTVVVDGIRHNKGQVCLRIFSSERGFPFNNTSEVQSGCTQIKGNSVKKQFSGLKPGKYAVAVVDDQNGDNKLNKDFLGIPKEGFGISKNPTVSILTGTPKFNDASFPLSKNTTINIKMKYSLDP; translated from the coding sequence ATGAAAGTGAAAATAGCAAAATTCAGTTCTTTGTTGTTTGCGGCTTTAGTCAGTATAACCTTAGCGAGAATGGTAAAAGCAGAGTCCACAGCCACACTCACAGTCGTAGTCGATGGAATCCGCCATAACAAAGGTCAAGTTTGCCTGCGAATTTTCTCAAGTGAACGAGGGTTTCCTTTTAACAATACTAGTGAAGTGCAAAGTGGTTGTACTCAGATCAAAGGTAATTCTGTTAAAAAGCAATTCTCTGGTTTAAAACCTGGAAAATATGCTGTTGCTGTAGTTGACGATCAAAACGGAGACAACAAACTCAACAAAGATTTTTTAGGTATTCCCAAAGAAGGTTTTGGCATTTCTAAAAATCCAACTGTCTCAATCCTAACGGGTACTCCAAAGTTTAATGATGCCAGTTTTCCATTAAGTAAAAACACAACCATCAACATCAAAATGAAATACTCTCTCGATCCCTAA
- a CDS encoding NAD-dependent epimerase/dehydratase family protein: MTKTLLITGISGFIGLRAAELAIAQGTKVCGFQDASDKTKKAQNLGAKVTYGNITDPANAQTACQGVDVVLHTAELSKEGGAVDQFRKINVDGTINMAKAAKSAGVKTFIHLSSVLVYGFNYPDRVTEDGPLCGENNPYCETKIEAEKALLELNEPENFGVIIIRPGDVYGPGSIPWIIRPLLMMRQRLFAYANDGRGVINHVYIDNLIDAIFLAIEKETYGEIFNVTDGEETSWKEYFTQLADVAGLPAPFSLPKDELKLFLKLRYQGQKLFRKPADILPEAVDFMTRPHAYSIDKAQTLLSYKPIINLDEGMRRTQEWLKKTDIQQFMKYEL; encoded by the coding sequence ATGACAAAAACTCTCCTCATTACTGGAATTAGTGGCTTTATTGGCTTACGCGCTGCAGAACTAGCCATAGCTCAAGGAACAAAAGTTTGTGGTTTCCAAGATGCTTCTGATAAAACCAAAAAGGCACAAAATTTAGGCGCTAAGGTTACTTATGGTAACATAACCGATCCAGCCAATGCCCAAACTGCTTGTCAAGGAGTAGATGTAGTTTTACATACAGCCGAACTTTCTAAAGAAGGTGGTGCGGTAGACCAATTCCGCAAGATAAATGTTGATGGAACAATCAACATGGCAAAAGCAGCTAAGAGTGCAGGTGTAAAAACTTTCATTCATCTCTCTAGTGTTTTGGTCTATGGCTTTAACTATCCCGATCGCGTGACAGAAGATGGACCGCTTTGTGGAGAAAATAATCCCTACTGTGAAACCAAAATAGAAGCCGAAAAAGCGCTTTTAGAACTCAACGAGCCAGAGAATTTTGGGGTCATTATCATTAGACCGGGAGATGTATATGGACCGGGAAGCATACCTTGGATAATCCGACCACTTCTAATGATGCGTCAAAGATTATTTGCATATGCAAATGATGGTCGAGGAGTTATCAACCATGTCTATATTGATAACCTTATTGACGCCATTTTTCTTGCTATAGAAAAAGAAACATACGGAGAAATCTTTAACGTCACTGATGGAGAAGAGACTTCATGGAAAGAGTATTTTACTCAATTGGCTGACGTTGCAGGATTACCTGCGCCCTTTTCTTTGCCAAAAGATGAACTCAAATTGTTTCTTAAACTACGATATCAGGGACAAAAACTTTTTCGCAAACCAGCCGATATTCTTCCAGAAGCTGTAGATTTTATGACTCGTCCCCATGCATATTCCATTGACAAAGCACAAACGTTGTTAAGTTATAAACCAATAATTAACTTAGACGAAGGAATGCGCCGCACTCAGGAGTGGTTGAAAAAAACTGATATTCAACAATTTATGAAGTATGAATTATAA
- the devC gene encoding ABC transporter permease DevC, translating into MIVKIPLAWLQLARNKIRSLVAVAGIAFIVILMFMQLGFQDALYSSATQVHHHLKGDLFLISSQYKSLTANQSFFRTRLYQSLGFDGVESVSPMYIGFAKFKNPDTGQKYSIYVIGFEPGKPVLNLPDIKNNLDKIKIPNVVLFDRNSRPEFGNIAERFNKEKTEQIVEVYPYNSIAGSTVRVGGLFSLGPSFGVDGNLIVSDSTFLKIFPNSRPAEMIDIGAITLKPGVNPQKVIKDLQKNLPNDVLVFTRQGFIDFEKEYWANRTPIGFILNLMLSMASVVGIVIVYQILYSNISSQLTAYATLKAIGYTSNYLLVVVFQQALILAVLSYIPGCILSWWLYDFAMEATKLPIMMSFHNGVLVLISNILMCMISGALAINKLRSTDPADIF; encoded by the coding sequence ATGATTGTCAAAATTCCTTTGGCGTGGCTACAACTCGCCCGAAATAAAATTCGTTCCTTGGTAGCTGTAGCTGGTATTGCCTTTATTGTCATTCTCATGTTCATGCAACTTGGTTTTCAAGATGCTCTTTATTCCAGTGCAACTCAAGTTCACCATCATCTCAAAGGAGATTTATTTCTCATCAGTTCTCAATATAAATCTTTGACAGCCAATCAAAGCTTTTTTCGGACTCGTTTGTATCAATCCTTGGGGTTTGATGGTGTAGAATCAGTTAGCCCCATGTATATAGGATTTGCCAAGTTTAAAAATCCAGATACAGGTCAAAAGTATTCAATATATGTGATTGGCTTTGAACCGGGAAAGCCTGTTTTGAATTTACCGGATATCAAAAATAATTTAGATAAAATAAAAATTCCTAATGTTGTCCTCTTTGATCGCAATTCTCGACCCGAATTTGGAAATATTGCGGAAAGATTTAACAAGGAGAAGACCGAACAAATCGTTGAAGTTTATCCCTATAATTCCATTGCTGGTTCTACAGTAAGAGTCGGTGGATTGTTTAGCTTAGGACCTTCCTTTGGAGTAGATGGTAATTTAATCGTTAGTGACTCAACTTTCTTAAAGATATTTCCCAATAGCCGTCCTGCGGAAATGATAGATATAGGCGCTATAACTCTTAAGCCCGGAGTCAACCCGCAGAAAGTAATCAAAGATTTACAGAAAAATTTACCTAACGATGTTTTAGTGTTCACCCGTCAAGGATTTATTGACTTTGAAAAAGAATACTGGGCTAATAGAACACCTATCGGTTTTATACTTAACCTCATGTTATCAATGGCTTCAGTTGTTGGCATAGTCATTGTCTATCAAATTCTTTACAGTAATATTTCCAGCCAACTAACAGCTTATGCAACTTTAAAAGCTATAGGTTATACCAGTAATTATTTACTAGTCGTTGTTTTCCAGCAAGCTTTAATTTTAGCAGTACTCAGTTATATCCCAGGATGCATTCTTTCTTGGTGGTTATATGATTTTGCAATGGAAGCGACTAAATTACCAATCATGATGAGCTTTCATAATGGAGTGCTTGTCTTAATATCAAATATATTAATGTGTATGATTTCTGGAGCACTAGCTATTAACAAACTACGCTCTACAGATCCAGCAGATATATTTTAG
- a CDS encoding ABC exporter membrane fusion protein — protein MAADKESQLYTKPPYRWRFILAVLVASATGLIFYYSFARRDNTPTTQVPKTVNVVPPKIEVTALGRLQPQGKVTKLFPPSSLSGVRVEKLLVEESDRIQAGQVIATLEGYGRAKAALQQSLDKVQVAQAELAQIKAGAKRGDIEAQKATVTRLESQLKGDISSQQATIARLQAQLDNAQTENNRYQQLYKEGAISASTADNKRLQQDTVQQQLREAKATLDSTVNTLKDQIKEAKAKLNSIQEVRGVDVQLAEAEVNSARTAVQQSKADLDLTKLVSPINGQVLKVHAKTGEVNSSDGIVEIGKISQMYVEAEVYQTDINKVRVGQKATITSTAFSGALQGTVSSIGLQVDRQNILSVNPAAETDRRVIPVKIRIDNPKDSQKVAGLTGLQVDVAISVTSDQ, from the coding sequence ATGGCAGCAGACAAAGAAAGCCAGTTGTACACCAAACCCCCATATCGCTGGCGATTTATATTAGCAGTTCTCGTCGCTTCAGCCACTGGATTGATATTTTATTACAGTTTTGCACGGCGAGATAATACCCCCACGACTCAAGTACCCAAAACCGTAAATGTTGTTCCTCCTAAAATCGAGGTAACTGCTTTAGGACGTTTACAGCCTCAAGGAAAAGTCACGAAATTGTTTCCTCCAAGTTCCTTAAGTGGTGTTCGAGTAGAAAAACTGCTAGTTGAGGAAAGCGATCGCATTCAAGCAGGACAAGTGATAGCGACGTTAGAAGGTTACGGTCGTGCAAAAGCAGCATTACAGCAATCTTTAGACAAAGTGCAAGTTGCTCAAGCCGAATTAGCACAGATAAAAGCCGGGGCGAAAAGAGGAGATATTGAAGCGCAAAAAGCAACCGTCACGCGCTTAGAATCGCAATTAAAAGGAGATATTTCCTCACAACAAGCAACTATTGCTCGTTTGCAAGCGCAATTAGACAATGCTCAAACAGAGAATAACCGTTATCAACAGCTTTATAAAGAAGGAGCAATTTCTGCTTCCACAGCAGATAACAAGCGCTTGCAGCAAGATACCGTACAGCAACAACTGAGAGAAGCTAAAGCAACCCTTGATAGTACTGTCAACACCTTAAAAGACCAAATCAAAGAGGCAAAAGCCAAGTTGAACAGTATTCAAGAAGTGCGCGGAGTGGACGTTCAGCTAGCAGAAGCCGAAGTTAATAGTGCGCGTACAGCCGTTCAACAATCAAAAGCAGACCTAGATTTAACAAAGCTTGTATCTCCCATAAATGGTCAAGTTTTAAAAGTTCATGCCAAAACAGGAGAGGTAAACAGCAGCGACGGAATCGTTGAGATTGGAAAAATATCTCAAATGTATGTGGAAGCAGAAGTTTATCAGACCGATATTAATAAAGTTCGCGTAGGTCAAAAAGCCACAATTACCAGCACAGCTTTTTCTGGAGCATTACAAGGAACTGTCAGCAGTATTGGTTTGCAAGTTGACAGACAAAATATTTTAAGCGTCAATCCAGCTGCAGAAACAGATCGTAGAGTCATTCCAGTAAAAATCCGCATCGATAATCCAAAAGACAGCCAAAAAGTAGCAGGATTAACTGGCTTACAAGTGGATGTCGCCATTTCAGTGACCAGTGACCAGTGA
- a CDS encoding ParB/RepB/Spo0J family partition protein translates to MPIKSVSIDKIKYGSNRRPVNDEKVKELKDSIQANGLLNPITVDSKLNLIAGLHRLTACKQLGVEKIECNVVDYDDVDQSRLAEIDENFIRNELEILERAELLLERERILDRLGLRAKPGDNQYTYKGRETVSQVPKTTTDLAREIGYSERSLQHDKQIARDIHSCVKEQIKGTPLANMKTELLKIARTGGQERAFAKQAELALEAAKSKGDEEEALRQARSAAHWRLRQQEIQVQAMKNSMVKVKRETKLALKDHAVQPEQQIQKATMVTNQVSVKVGEEWKLGQHIACCSNTSGEQFTNLLPDRAALAIATLSPNWNHDYLVDRARIVAVLRSEGYIYEFYHRQRMPFQYELILGNIYVGLFSRESIPKPQAPINIDGVEGIVNYLLHLYTNPSNSVIAPFMGQAEILITCERMGRICFIGDENPELVSRGIIRWQAWTGKQGQKTESRRIESRNYVHN, encoded by the coding sequence ATGCCTATAAAGTCAGTATCCATAGACAAGATCAAATATGGTTCTAACCGCCGTCCCGTAAATGATGAAAAAGTGAAGGAATTGAAGGATTCCATTCAAGCTAACGGTCTATTAAACCCAATTACAGTGGATAGCAAGCTCAACTTGATTGCTGGACTGCACCGTCTGACGGCGTGTAAGCAATTGGGAGTTGAGAAAATCGAGTGCAATGTTGTTGATTATGACGATGTTGACCAAAGCCGCTTGGCGGAGATTGATGAGAATTTTATCCGCAATGAACTAGAAATTCTAGAGCGTGCGGAACTGTTATTGGAGCGCGAGCGCATTTTAGACCGATTGGGGCTAAGGGCTAAACCGGGAGACAATCAATACACTTACAAGGGACGTGAAACTGTTTCGCAAGTACCTAAAACAACCACAGATTTAGCAAGAGAAATTGGATACAGCGAGCGCAGTTTGCAGCATGACAAGCAAATTGCACGAGATATTCACTCCTGTGTTAAAGAACAAATCAAGGGAACGCCACTTGCTAACATGAAGACGGAGCTACTAAAAATAGCGCGGACTGGAGGTCAAGAACGAGCCTTTGCAAAACAAGCAGAACTTGCTTTAGAGGCTGCTAAATCAAAGGGAGATGAAGAAGAAGCATTAAGGCAAGCCAGAAGTGCCGCACACTGGCGGTTAAGGCAACAAGAGATACAAGTACAAGCCATGAAAAACTCTATGGTAAAGGTAAAGAGAGAGACTAAGTTGGCTCTCAAAGACCATGCTGTTCAACCCGAGCAGCAAATCCAGAAAGCCACAATGGTAACCAACCAGGTTTCAGTCAAAGTTGGTGAGGAATGGAAATTAGGTCAGCATATCGCCTGTTGTAGTAATACATCTGGCGAACAATTCACAAACTTGCTTCCCGACCGCGCCGCCCTTGCGATCGCAACTCTTTCCCCAAACTGGAACCATGATTACCTAGTCGATAGGGCTAGAATCGTCGCCGTACTGCGATCGGAAGGTTACATTTATGAATTTTACCATCGTCAGAGGATGCCGTTCCAGTATGAATTAATTCTCGGTAACATATATGTAGGTCTTTTTTCTCGCGAATCGATACCCAAACCACAAGCACCAATCAATATTGATGGAGTAGAGGGTATAGTCAACTATTTGTTGCATTTGTACACCAATCCAAGTAACTCTGTGATAGCCCCTTTTATGGGACAAGCTGAAATTCTCATTACCTGTGAAAGAATGGGACGTATCTGTTTTATTGGAGATGAAAATCCTGAATTGGTGAGTCGCGGAATCATACGATGGCAAGCATGGACTGGAAAACAAGGTCAAAAAACAGAATCACGGAGAATAGAGTCACGAAATTATGTGCATAACTAG